In Weissella tructae, the DNA window AATGAAGTTACTAGAACATGTTGGTTTAGCGGACACTGCAGATCGTTATCCTTACCAACTATCTGGTGGACAAACACAACGTATTGCCATTGCGCGTGCATTAGCGATGCAACCAAAATACCTCTTATTAGATGAACCTACTTCTGCACTGGATCCAGAAATGGAAGCACACATTTTACGTATTTTGAAGCAAATGGCTCAAGATAATCAATCAATGATTTTAGTAACACATAATATGAAGTTTGCTGAAATGGCCGCTGATCGTATTCTATTTCTAGAAGACGGTGCAATTACATTTGACGGCAAGCCTGAGGAATTCTTTAATCATCCTACAGAGCGTATTCAACGCTTCTTGAATGCCTTTGAAATTTAATGTTTCACGTGAAACAAAAAAGACCTGATAATTATCAGGTCTTTTTTTATATCTATATATGATTGTTGATGCTTCTAATGGCCAAACCAGATAG includes these proteins:
- a CDS encoding amino acid ABC transporter ATP-binding protein; the encoded protein is MLQLENVNKTYTEHQALKDINVSFNPDETTVIVGPSGSGKSTLLRSLNLLERPETGLYTIDDKVIDFDQPIATDTKLWVRRQTGMVFQQPRMFDHLTILGNMIEAPVHVLKKDKAAAEAEAMKLLEHVGLADTADRYPYQLSGGQTQRIAIARALAMQPKYLLLDEPTSALDPEMEAHILRILKQMAQDNQSMILVTHNMKFAEMAADRILFLEDGAITFDGKPEEFFNHPTERIQRFLNAFEI